The genomic segment AATGGAGATAGCYATTCCACCCATTTCRTCRAGAKAAACAAGSCKWATTCTATCATAACTSGTTCCTGCCAAGAAAAAAAGYGCAGCGCCAATAAATCCATGAGARATTATTTGTAAAATRGCTCCATTRAGTCCWGKATCMGTTATAGARCTAATWCCKATAATTATRAAACCCATATGAGATACAGARGAATAGGCTATTCTYTTTT from the Marinifilum sp. JC120 genome contains:
- a CDS encoding NAD(P)H-quinone oxidoreductase subunit 4 (shuttles electrons from NAD(P)H, via FMN and iron-sulfur (Fe-S) centers, to quinones in the respiratory chain; subunit D, with NdhB and NdhF are core membrane components), with translation YGLVRINMELLPHAHSMFSPWLLVVGTIQIIYAASTSPGQRNLKKRIAYSSVSHMGFIIIGISSITDXGLNGAILQIISHGFIGAALFFLAGTSYDRIXLVXLDEMGGXAISI